A part of Paraburkholderia azotifigens genomic DNA contains:
- a CDS encoding aminomethyltransferase family protein produces MTRQSILNARHRELGSKLDGDSWNDMPIPWYYSGDPYDDVVAVRTAAGLYDISALNIVRVSGPDAAAVIDSICAVDVSRMKPGTARLAAEVDERGGVCDDLMVIYDAPQHFRLSHGGGTTQTLLERAAHKRNVEWRQDFDVHMLSLQGPRSTDILQPHIGIELNKLPYFAHVETQLFGRKIIVSRGGYSGEQGFEVSCAAADAVALWDGILEAGKPHGAVPASWMSLEIARIEAALLFYPFDMPEGDTTPWELNLDWMVDVNKAGDYVGKQALLAARGKERVKQAGVVVRHDAAVSAGSPIYIGDEQVGVVTSAIFSRYLMQSLAMVHLKPNHTALGTRVEIRDAAGKFSGVVSKTPFYDPMRLRTRVAA; encoded by the coding sequence ATGACAAGGCAATCCATTCTCAACGCCCGTCATCGCGAGCTAGGTTCGAAGCTCGATGGCGACTCCTGGAACGACATGCCGATTCCCTGGTACTACTCGGGCGATCCGTATGACGACGTGGTGGCCGTGCGTACGGCAGCGGGCCTCTACGACATCAGCGCACTCAATATCGTGCGCGTGTCGGGCCCCGACGCGGCAGCCGTGATCGACAGCATCTGCGCCGTCGACGTGAGCCGCATGAAGCCCGGCACCGCGCGGCTCGCAGCCGAAGTCGACGAGCGCGGCGGCGTCTGCGACGACCTGATGGTGATCTACGACGCTCCGCAGCATTTCCGGCTCTCGCATGGCGGCGGCACCACGCAGACGCTGCTCGAACGCGCCGCGCACAAGCGCAACGTGGAATGGCGCCAGGACTTCGATGTCCACATGCTGTCGCTGCAAGGTCCGCGTTCGACCGACATCCTGCAGCCGCACATCGGCATCGAACTGAACAAGCTGCCCTACTTCGCGCACGTCGAGACGCAACTCTTCGGCCGCAAGATCATCGTGTCGCGCGGCGGTTATTCGGGCGAACAGGGCTTCGAAGTGTCGTGCGCCGCCGCCGACGCCGTCGCCCTGTGGGACGGCATTCTGGAAGCGGGCAAGCCGCACGGCGCGGTGCCTGCATCGTGGATGTCGCTGGAAATCGCGCGGATCGAAGCCGCGCTGCTGTTCTACCCGTTCGACATGCCCGAAGGCGACACCACGCCGTGGGAGCTGAATCTCGACTGGATGGTCGACGTCAACAAGGCGGGCGACTACGTCGGCAAGCAGGCGTTGCTCGCGGCGCGCGGCAAGGAACGCGTGAAGCAGGCAGGCGTGGTCGTCAGACACGATGCGGCCGTGAGCGCCGGTTCGCCGATCTACATCGGCGACGAACAGGTCGGCGTCGTGACGAGCGCTATTTTCAGCCGCTATCTGATGCAGTCGCTCGCGATGGTGCATCTGAAGCCGAATCACACGGCGCTCGGCACCAGGGTCGAGATTCGCGACGCGGCCGGCAAGTTCAGCGGCGTCGTCAGCAAGACGCCGTTCTACGACCCGATGCGCCTGCGCACCCGCGTCGCCGCCTGA
- a CDS encoding APC family permease, with translation MSAVSEDYVAEAADGTLHRKISWTGAFWVASGVPALVLFSIGSIAATVGKLSWAVWIISIGLGFIQSFSYAEIAGLFPHKSGGASVYGAIAWVRYSKLFAPLSVWCNWFAWSPVLAIGSGLAAGYILSVLFPADAAINTWQVTLVSLDWIRSGLSLRINSTFILGAVVLLITFAIQHRGILNAARIQTILGVAALVPLILVGTVPLFSGDLPLHNLFPLVPFAKDSAGQIVDGTWDRAGITLMAGGLFIAAWSTYGFETAVCYTREFRDPKVDTFKAILYSGLLCIFVFTIVPLAFQGVLGLGHMVTPAVKDAAGNIVTPAVYDGMLSPDIYSGMGVAKAMAPMIHGGLLVERVLIVMLVLALVLAIMTSMAGSSRTLYQASVDGWLPKYLSHVNEHGAPTRAMWTDLCFNLVLLLMSDYVFVLAMSNVGYIIFNFLNLNSAWIHRLDRPDWSRPFRAPNWLLALGTLFSFVNLALLGMGADIWGSGTLISGLCFAALILPVFLFRHYVTDKGHFPDAMKEDMQLVGSQSVARRAGILPYVTVAAGIAVVAVTHSLAIY, from the coding sequence ATGAGTGCGGTTTCCGAAGACTACGTTGCCGAGGCAGCGGACGGTACCTTGCATCGAAAGATCAGCTGGACGGGTGCATTCTGGGTGGCGAGCGGCGTGCCTGCGCTGGTGCTCTTTTCGATCGGCTCGATCGCGGCGACGGTCGGCAAGCTGTCGTGGGCGGTGTGGATCATCTCGATCGGCCTCGGCTTCATCCAGTCGTTCTCGTATGCCGAGATCGCCGGTCTCTTTCCTCACAAGTCGGGTGGCGCGTCCGTCTATGGCGCGATCGCATGGGTCCGTTATTCGAAGCTGTTCGCGCCGCTGTCGGTCTGGTGCAACTGGTTCGCGTGGTCGCCCGTGCTGGCGATCGGATCGGGGCTCGCGGCGGGCTACATTCTGTCCGTGCTGTTCCCCGCTGACGCCGCGATCAACACATGGCAGGTCACGCTGGTGAGCCTCGACTGGATCCGCTCGGGCCTGAGCCTGCGGATCAACTCGACGTTCATACTCGGCGCGGTCGTGTTGCTGATCACATTTGCCATTCAGCATCGCGGCATTCTGAATGCGGCGCGCATCCAGACGATACTCGGCGTGGCCGCACTCGTGCCGCTGATTCTCGTCGGCACGGTGCCGCTTTTCAGCGGCGATCTGCCGTTGCACAACCTGTTTCCGCTCGTGCCGTTCGCGAAGGACAGCGCCGGGCAGATCGTCGACGGCACGTGGGATCGCGCAGGTATCACGCTGATGGCGGGCGGCCTGTTCATCGCGGCGTGGTCGACGTATGGTTTCGAAACGGCCGTCTGCTACACGCGTGAATTCCGCGATCCGAAGGTCGACACGTTCAAGGCCATTCTGTATTCCGGGCTTCTGTGCATCTTCGTGTTCACGATCGTGCCGCTGGCGTTCCAGGGCGTGCTGGGTCTCGGCCACATGGTCACGCCCGCCGTCAAGGATGCCGCAGGCAACATCGTCACGCCCGCCGTGTACGACGGCATGCTGTCGCCGGACATCTACAGCGGCATGGGCGTCGCGAAAGCCATGGCGCCGATGATTCACGGCGGCCTGCTGGTCGAGCGCGTGCTGATCGTGATGCTGGTGCTGGCGCTCGTGCTGGCCATCATGACGTCGATGGCGGGTTCGTCGCGGACGCTCTACCAGGCGTCCGTCGACGGCTGGCTGCCGAAGTACCTGTCGCATGTCAACGAACACGGCGCACCGACCCGCGCGATGTGGACGGACCTGTGCTTCAACCTGGTGTTGCTGCTGATGTCGGACTACGTGTTCGTGCTGGCGATGTCGAATGTCGGCTACATCATCTTCAACTTCCTGAACCTGAATTCCGCGTGGATTCACCGTCTGGACCGCCCGGACTGGAGCCGGCCGTTCCGCGCGCCGAACTGGCTGCTCGCGCTCGGCACGCTGTTTTCGTTCGTCAATCTCGCGCTGCTCGGCATGGGCGCGGATATCTGGGGCTCCGGCACGCTGATCTCGGGCCTGTGCTTCGCGGCGCTGATCCTGCCCGTGTTCCTGTTCCGCCACTACGTGACCGACAAGGGGCATTTCCCCGATGCGATGAAGGAGGACATGCAGCTCGTCGGCTCGCAAAGCGTGGCGCGGCGCGCAGGGATCCTGCCTTATGTGACCGTGGCGGCGGGTATCGCGGTGGTGGCGGTCACGCATAGCCTCGCCATCTACTGA
- a CDS encoding dimethylamine monooxygenase subunit DmmA family protein, with the protein MMSTNKSRPEYVRLAPDLHGTRHLFITNGASAEDCVRASLALAGLSPMEVWEVQDPTRHAAGVTFHEAGERTFADDAALFAALDEALRDPTVATIGLRIYVLGSEPFIWSIRRIAEHHALAAEAVQLQRSGTLQRRVYCIHCHAFNEAVTRNVVTCNGCGLQLFVRDHFSRRLAAFMGVQADAEVAGELPAISQPYL; encoded by the coding sequence ATGATGTCGACCAACAAGAGCCGGCCCGAATACGTGCGGCTGGCACCCGATCTGCACGGCACGCGTCACTTGTTCATCACGAACGGCGCGAGCGCCGAGGATTGCGTCCGCGCAAGCCTTGCGCTCGCCGGGCTCTCGCCGATGGAAGTGTGGGAAGTGCAGGATCCCACGCGGCATGCCGCGGGCGTCACATTCCACGAGGCGGGAGAGCGCACGTTCGCCGATGACGCCGCGCTGTTTGCGGCACTCGACGAAGCGCTGCGCGATCCCACCGTTGCGACCATCGGCCTGCGCATCTATGTGCTCGGCAGCGAGCCGTTTATCTGGTCGATCCGGCGCATCGCGGAGCACCACGCGCTGGCGGCGGAAGCCGTCCAGTTGCAGCGCAGCGGCACGCTGCAGCGCCGCGTCTACTGCATTCACTGTCACGCGTTCAACGAAGCCGTGACACGGAACGTCGTGACGTGTAATGGATGCGGACTGCAACTCTTCGTGCGCGATCATTTTTCGCGGCGCCTCGCCGCGTTCATGGGCGTGCAGGCGGATGCCGAAGTAGCCGGCGAACTGCCCGCCATTTCCCAGCCCTATCTGTAG
- a CDS encoding PDR/VanB family oxidoreductase has product MNATRTIPVRVARVESVTQDVRRFTLECASGGRLPAYSAGSHVVVTMRGKERIWRNAYSLTTPAGARDAWQIMVRRVPQSRGGSAFMHSEVREGSDLEISMPSNFFPIARRGAKHVMIAGGIGLTPFLSMLPELAQTGARVEMHLCCRPEDEASFSELIARRMTGTTGGIGIYTDLCDASERFGAMLAAQPAGTHLYTCGPEGLMSGVASTARALGWPASHFHQESFGGGSHGAPFTAVLAQSGRAVRVRSDESLLEALEREGVDAPYMCRGGACGTCSLDVLEGEPDHRDFCLSESERATGRQMLPCVSRARGERLVLNI; this is encoded by the coding sequence ATGAATGCAACGAGAACGATCCCCGTACGAGTCGCACGCGTCGAATCGGTGACGCAGGATGTGCGACGCTTTACGCTCGAATGCGCCAGTGGAGGACGGCTTCCAGCGTATTCGGCGGGCAGCCATGTCGTCGTGACGATGCGCGGCAAGGAGCGCATCTGGCGCAACGCCTATTCGCTCACGACACCCGCCGGTGCGCGCGACGCCTGGCAGATCATGGTGCGGCGCGTGCCCCAGTCGCGCGGCGGTTCGGCCTTCATGCACAGCGAGGTGCGCGAAGGCAGCGACCTCGAGATCTCGATGCCGTCGAACTTCTTTCCTATCGCGCGCCGCGGCGCGAAGCACGTGATGATCGCGGGCGGTATCGGCCTCACGCCGTTCCTGTCGATGCTGCCCGAGCTGGCGCAGACGGGCGCGCGCGTCGAGATGCATCTGTGTTGCCGTCCTGAAGACGAGGCGTCGTTCAGCGAGCTGATCGCACGGCGCATGACGGGCACGACGGGCGGCATCGGCATATACACCGACCTGTGCGACGCGAGCGAGCGCTTTGGCGCGATGCTCGCCGCGCAGCCGGCCGGCACGCATCTCTATACGTGCGGCCCGGAGGGCCTGATGAGCGGCGTGGCGAGCACGGCTCGCGCGCTGGGCTGGCCCGCGAGTCATTTCCATCAGGAAAGCTTCGGCGGCGGCTCGCACGGCGCGCCCTTCACGGCCGTGCTCGCGCAAAGCGGGCGCGCGGTCAGGGTGCGCAGCGACGAAAGCCTGCTCGAGGCGCTGGAGCGCGAAGGCGTGGACGCCCCGTATATGTGCCGTGGCGGCGCATGCGGCACCTGCTCGCTCGACGTGCTCGAAGGCGAGCCGGATCATCGTGACTTCTGCCTCAGCGAATCCGAGCGCGCCACGGGACGTCAGATGCTGCCCTGTGTGTCGCGCGCGCGCGGCGAACGCCTCGTGCTGAACATCTAA
- a CDS encoding heme-dependent oxidative N-demethylase family protein — protein sequence MAIGFKADETFRDTYTFRNSDEAILRFPFPFPEDAYMYSINIEPHVKEGNSPVFLSTFDIDEHYVAECRDRALTLERDPLRCQVLDHMGPAQWDTLELIMESLAEDYPEHFSLTRDGDRWTWINRPLGLEQAFTFGDASTLPCSPFEYVTRQAQGDYVLIDQRDDNLFMDGGMVTTQADWSLDFDLGMNFMEWHGPVPLAHQAGIFERALKYLLRLQLGAPVRRLNWTMTVNPRLDTSPENYHEWGRDRASVTPQNVGDKLHLRVELQTLFRLPRSNAILFCVRCYLIGIGELARVPKWGKRLHRVLSTLPPELADYKGITRYRQTAVEWLAPLDDGSALSKGTHPEVERLGVELA from the coding sequence ATGGCAATCGGCTTCAAGGCGGACGAAACCTTCCGCGACACGTATACGTTTCGCAATAGCGACGAGGCGATCCTGCGTTTTCCGTTTCCGTTCCCCGAAGACGCGTACATGTATTCGATCAATATCGAGCCGCATGTGAAGGAAGGCAACTCGCCCGTCTTCCTGTCGACCTTCGACATCGACGAGCACTATGTGGCCGAGTGCCGCGACCGTGCGCTGACGCTCGAACGCGATCCGCTGCGCTGCCAGGTGCTGGACCACATGGGGCCGGCGCAATGGGACACGCTCGAGCTGATCATGGAAAGTCTTGCCGAGGATTACCCCGAGCATTTTTCGCTGACGCGTGACGGCGACCGTTGGACGTGGATCAACCGCCCTCTCGGTCTCGAACAGGCGTTCACGTTCGGCGACGCCAGCACGCTGCCGTGTTCGCCGTTCGAATACGTCACGCGTCAGGCACAGGGCGACTACGTGCTGATCGATCAGCGCGACGACAACCTGTTCATGGACGGCGGCATGGTCACGACCCAGGCCGACTGGTCGCTCGACTTCGACCTCGGCATGAACTTCATGGAGTGGCACGGCCCCGTTCCTCTCGCACATCAGGCAGGCATCTTCGAGCGCGCGCTGAAGTATCTGCTGCGCCTGCAACTCGGTGCGCCCGTGCGCCGGCTGAACTGGACGATGACGGTGAATCCGCGGCTCGATACCTCGCCGGAGAATTACCACGAGTGGGGCCGCGACCGCGCGAGCGTGACACCGCAGAACGTCGGCGACAAGCTGCATCTGCGCGTCGAATTGCAGACGCTGTTCCGCCTGCCGCGCAGCAACGCGATTCTCTTTTGCGTGCGCTGCTACCTGATCGGTATCGGCGAACTGGCGCGCGTGCCGAAGTGGGGCAAGCGCCTGCATCGTGTGCTGTCGACGCTGCCGCCGGAGCTTGCCGACTACAAGGGCATCACGCGCTACCGGCAGACGGCCGTCGAATGGCTCGCGCCGCTCGACGATGGCAGCGCGCTTTCGAAGGGCACGCATCCCGAAGTCGAGCGGCTCGGGGTGGAACTCGCCTAG
- a CDS encoding histidine kinase encodes MNIDQSARIHRYPLYAKVCLLLACLVALITVLYLGAFMQTSGSEGFRQTQFSLDEAMRLERKAASAQQDSPDTARALRELADSLVRNDTLLTDWRQRGAPTPEIGNALAAVRAPAAPEHAGKPDAKLAALDALRSQVAYQRDVHAAVLGLLQACTVCLLIFGIVSLAWGARRTLVARPRAALQALVETGLSVPQGRDEIDRLLKIQAQLAVQLRTEQDESARLKRIVEDYIAFADQSLELLHHICAQLAEEEPSGRTLEALLQRLVGVLRARRIALVVTESTAQLLDIDPVVSPNGDVPSIVRARVTNELMTLAGTHTFAPLDDGQAPPPVLAAPVRVPLASYGVLIAEGEPDSRFELRHLYLMETIASVLAHAISNLSRDVRDRRMALFEERNAIARELHDSLAQSLSYMKIQLARLQAVLPPELSQTDIAEIAQGIREGIDSAYRQLRELLTTFRSPMHAHGLASTLEELAEEFGSRSEVQITIDNRVPRMRLSVNEEMHVAQIVREALTNVLRHARATTAQVQLMSDGHTMTVSIDDDGRGINRTEGDEHHYGLSIMRERARSLGGRLEVKPAERGSRVILTFVPAALAAYKARATSGAGVR; translated from the coding sequence ATGAACATCGACCAGTCTGCGCGCATTCATCGCTATCCGCTGTACGCGAAAGTCTGTTTGCTGCTTGCCTGTCTCGTCGCACTGATCACCGTGCTTTATCTCGGCGCGTTCATGCAGACAAGCGGAAGCGAAGGCTTCCGGCAGACTCAGTTTTCCCTCGACGAAGCCATGCGGCTGGAGCGCAAGGCGGCGAGCGCGCAACAGGATTCGCCCGACACCGCGCGTGCCTTGAGGGAACTGGCCGACTCGCTTGTTCGCAACGATACGCTACTGACGGACTGGAGGCAACGCGGTGCGCCGACGCCCGAAATCGGCAACGCGCTGGCGGCCGTGCGCGCGCCTGCTGCGCCGGAGCATGCGGGCAAACCGGATGCGAAGCTCGCCGCGCTCGACGCGTTGCGCTCGCAGGTCGCTTACCAGCGCGACGTGCACGCCGCAGTGCTCGGCCTGTTGCAAGCGTGCACCGTGTGTCTGCTGATCTTCGGCATCGTGTCGCTCGCATGGGGCGCGCGGCGCACACTCGTCGCGCGGCCGCGCGCGGCACTGCAGGCGCTCGTCGAGACGGGGCTGAGCGTGCCGCAAGGCCGCGACGAAATCGATCGCCTGCTGAAGATCCAGGCCCAGCTTGCCGTGCAGCTGCGCACGGAGCAGGACGAGTCGGCGCGGCTGAAGCGCATCGTCGAAGACTATATTGCCTTCGCCGACCAGTCGCTCGAACTGCTGCATCACATCTGCGCACAGCTCGCTGAAGAAGAGCCGTCCGGCCGCACGCTCGAAGCGCTGCTGCAACGCCTCGTCGGCGTGCTGCGCGCGCGGCGTATCGCGCTGGTGGTCACGGAATCGACGGCGCAGCTGCTCGACATCGACCCCGTCGTTTCGCCCAATGGCGACGTGCCGTCCATCGTGCGCGCCCGCGTGACGAACGAGCTGATGACGCTTGCCGGCACGCATACGTTCGCGCCGCTCGACGACGGCCAGGCGCCGCCGCCCGTGCTGGCCGCTCCCGTGCGCGTGCCGCTCGCGAGCTACGGCGTGCTGATCGCGGAAGGCGAACCGGATTCGCGCTTCGAGCTGCGCCACCTGTATCTGATGGAGACCATCGCGAGCGTGCTGGCGCATGCAATCTCCAACCTGAGCCGCGACGTGCGCGACCGGCGCATGGCGCTGTTCGAAGAGCGCAATGCCATCGCGCGCGAGCTGCACGACTCGCTCGCGCAATCGCTGTCGTACATGAAGATCCAGCTGGCCCGCCTGCAAGCCGTGCTGCCGCCCGAACTCTCGCAGACGGACATCGCCGAAATTGCGCAGGGCATTCGCGAAGGAATCGACAGCGCGTACCGGCAGCTGCGCGAACTTCTCACCACGTTCCGTTCGCCGATGCACGCACATGGCCTCGCGTCCACGCTCGAAGAACTCGCCGAAGAATTCGGCTCGCGCAGCGAAGTGCAGATTACGATCGATAACCGGGTGCCGCGCATGCGTCTGTCCGTCAACGAAGAAATGCACGTTGCGCAGATCGTGCGCGAGGCGCTGACCAACGTTCTCCGCCACGCGCGAGCGACGACGGCCCAGGTGCAACTGATGTCGGACGGCCACACGATGACCGTCTCGATCGACGACGACGGCCGCGGCATCAATCGCACCGAAGGCGACGAGCATCACTACGGTCTTTCGATCATGCGCGAGCGTGCCCGCAGCCTCGGCGGACGGCTCGAAGTGAAACCGGCCGAACGTGGCTCGCGCGTCATCCTGACCTTCGTTCCCGCCGCGCTCGCCGCGTACAAGGCGCGCGCCACCAGCGGGGCAGGCGTTCGCTAG
- a CDS encoding porin: MNDIPRYAALMALCLCGTSYAQSSVTLYGVLDDGLNYTSNAGGHHAFAMVSGDTAETSFGLKGTEDLGGGLSAIFTLENGVNVNTGQLNEGGRLFGRQAFVGLSSAPAGTLTFGRQYDATIDMWSPFTAAGSSIGDLAAHPFDNDNADFDFRLNNSVKYVSPTLAGFQLEGVYGFSNATNFSSNRAYSAGVTYSTGPLSVALAYLHLNGAGSGTVGAVTSDSVFVATRQQNIDAGVKWTFSDSANVSLAYSHVDVRSPTGNGYAPDIGTQTWTSWKFDNVEINGQYYFMPDLSLIGAYTFTHGKLESTAGSDSPNWHQVALMLNYSLSKRTSVYVQGAWQHTNANTGTDLDAAHIVGSSGLSSSGNQVVARLAMSHKF, encoded by the coding sequence ATGAACGATATCCCTCGCTATGCCGCGCTGATGGCCTTGTGCCTGTGTGGAACCAGCTATGCGCAAAGCTCCGTCACGCTCTACGGCGTGCTCGACGACGGCTTGAACTACACCAGCAACGCCGGTGGCCACCATGCCTTTGCGATGGTGAGCGGCGATACGGCCGAAACGAGTTTTGGCCTCAAAGGAACGGAAGATCTCGGCGGCGGACTGAGCGCGATCTTCACGCTCGAAAACGGCGTCAACGTGAACACCGGCCAGCTCAACGAAGGCGGCCGGCTGTTCGGGCGGCAAGCCTTTGTCGGGCTGTCGTCCGCACCGGCGGGCACGCTCACGTTCGGACGCCAATACGACGCAACGATCGACATGTGGAGTCCGTTCACCGCCGCAGGCAGCTCGATCGGCGATCTCGCCGCGCATCCGTTCGATAACGACAACGCGGATTTCGACTTCCGGCTCAACAACTCGGTGAAGTATGTGTCGCCGACACTGGCTGGCTTCCAGCTGGAAGGCGTGTACGGCTTCAGCAACGCGACGAACTTTTCGTCGAACCGCGCCTATAGCGCAGGCGTGACGTACAGCACGGGGCCGTTGTCCGTCGCGCTCGCGTACCTGCATCTGAACGGCGCGGGCAGCGGAACGGTCGGCGCGGTGACCTCGGACTCCGTGTTCGTCGCGACGAGGCAGCAGAACATCGACGCGGGCGTGAAATGGACGTTTTCAGATAGCGCCAACGTTTCTCTCGCGTATTCGCACGTCGACGTCAGGTCGCCTACGGGGAACGGCTACGCGCCGGATATCGGAACGCAAACGTGGACATCGTGGAAATTCGACAACGTCGAGATCAACGGACAGTACTACTTCATGCCGGATCTTTCGCTGATCGGCGCTTACACGTTCACGCACGGAAAGCTCGAATCCACCGCGGGAAGCGACAGTCCGAACTGGCATCAGGTCGCGCTGATGCTGAACTACAGCCTCAGCAAGCGGACCTCGGTCTACGTGCAGGGCGCCTGGCAGCACACCAATGCGAACACGGGAACCGATCTCGATGCCGCGCATATCGTCGGATCGAGCGGGCTGTCGTCGTCGGGTAACCAGGTCGTGGCGCGGCTGGCGATGTCGCACAAGTTCTAG
- a CDS encoding FAD-dependent oxidoreductase yields MPRDPRHDVLFEPIQIGPKTLRNRFYQVPHCIGAGSNLPGFQAAHRSMKAEGGWGAMNTEYCSIHPESDDTHRLSARIWDEGDVRNLRAMTEEVHKYGALAGIEMWYGGAHAPCMESRATPRGPSQYASEFETLTYCKEMDLDDIRDVQQFYVDAALRARDAGFDIVYVYGAHSYLPLQFLSPYYNKRTDGYGGSLENRARFWLETLEKVRRAVGSDCAIATRFAVDSLYGSGGIEVEKDGMKFVEMADSLVDLWDVDVGDIAEWGEDAGPSRFYLQGHQVPWTRFIKEVSKKPVLGVGRFTDPEKMTEIVTKGIADIIGAARPSIADPFLPKKIDEGRVDDIRVCIGCNVCISRWEIGGPPMICTQNATAGEEYRRGWHPEKFAECGSNDSVLVVGAGPSGSECARVLMQRGYTVHLVDQAEKIGGHLNSVVTLPGLGEWGYHRDYRETQITKLLKKNRHSQLALGQKPLTADDVLDYGAEKVVIATGSHWVGDGTNCLTHDPIPGADASQPDQLTPEQVLSGKKAIGKRVVILNADTYFMAPSLAEKLAAAGHEVTIVSGVHLANYMHFTLEYPNMMRRLHELGVHELGDHFASRIEPGRIQIYNIWGDGSRRTYKGAGQLPRDENKTHRWLEFDSLVLVTARRSNDGLYRELKQRESEWDGKGIKSVYLIGDAEAPRLIADATFTGHRLAREIEEKNAQFPLPYRREVAVWGTPHKPGGTFEIVYKK; encoded by the coding sequence ATGCCCCGCGATCCCCGTCACGACGTGCTGTTTGAGCCGATCCAGATTGGCCCCAAGACCCTGCGTAACCGTTTCTATCAGGTCCCGCACTGCATCGGCGCAGGCAGCAACCTGCCGGGCTTTCAGGCCGCCCACCGCTCGATGAAAGCCGAAGGCGGCTGGGGTGCGATGAACACCGAGTACTGCTCGATCCATCCCGAGTCGGACGACACGCACCGTCTGTCCGCCCGCATCTGGGACGAAGGCGACGTGCGCAACCTGCGCGCGATGACGGAAGAGGTACACAAATACGGCGCGCTGGCAGGCATCGAAATGTGGTACGGCGGCGCGCACGCGCCGTGCATGGAGAGCCGTGCGACGCCGCGCGGCCCGAGCCAGTACGCCTCCGAGTTCGAGACGCTGACCTACTGCAAGGAAATGGATCTCGACGACATTCGCGACGTGCAGCAGTTCTATGTCGATGCCGCGCTGCGCGCTCGCGACGCGGGTTTCGATATCGTCTATGTGTACGGCGCGCACTCGTATCTGCCGCTGCAGTTCCTGTCGCCGTACTACAACAAGCGCACCGACGGGTACGGCGGCTCGCTTGAAAACCGTGCGCGCTTCTGGCTCGAAACGCTGGAGAAAGTACGGCGCGCCGTCGGCAGCGATTGCGCAATCGCGACACGCTTCGCCGTCGACTCGCTGTACGGCAGCGGCGGCATCGAAGTCGAGAAGGATGGCATGAAGTTCGTCGAGATGGCGGATTCGCTCGTCGATCTGTGGGACGTCGATGTCGGGGACATCGCCGAATGGGGCGAAGACGCGGGCCCGTCGCGCTTCTATCTGCAGGGTCATCAGGTGCCGTGGACGCGCTTCATCAAGGAGGTCTCGAAGAAGCCCGTGCTCGGCGTCGGGCGCTTCACCGATCCCGAGAAGATGACGGAGATCGTCACGAAGGGTATCGCCGACATCATCGGCGCGGCGCGCCCGTCTATCGCCGATCCGTTTCTGCCGAAGAAGATCGACGAAGGCCGCGTCGACGATATTCGCGTCTGCATCGGCTGCAACGTCTGCATCTCGCGCTGGGAGATCGGCGGCCCGCCGATGATCTGCACGCAGAATGCGACGGCCGGCGAAGAATACCGCCGCGGCTGGCACCCGGAAAAGTTCGCCGAATGCGGTTCGAACGACTCGGTGCTCGTGGTCGGCGCGGGCCCGTCGGGATCGGAGTGCGCGCGGGTGCTGATGCAGCGCGGCTACACGGTGCACCTCGTCGACCAGGCCGAGAAGATCGGCGGCCATCTGAATAGCGTGGTCACGTTGCCGGGTCTCGGCGAATGGGGCTATCACCGCGACTATCGCGAGACGCAGATCACGAAGCTGCTGAAGAAGAATCGCCATAGCCAGCTCGCGCTGGGTCAGAAGCCGCTCACGGCCGACGACGTGCTCGACTACGGCGCCGAGAAAGTCGTGATCGCGACGGGTTCGCACTGGGTCGGCGACGGCACCAACTGCCTGACGCACGATCCCATTCCGGGCGCCGACGCATCGCAACCGGACCAGCTGACGCCTGAACAGGTGCTGTCGGGCAAGAAGGCGATCGGCAAGCGCGTCGTGATCCTGAATGCCGACACCTACTTCATGGCGCCGAGCCTCGCGGAAAAGCTCGCGGCGGCCGGTCACGAGGTGACGATCGTCAGCGGCGTGCATCTCGCGAACTACATGCACTTCACGCTCGAGTATCCGAACATGATGCGCCGCCTGCACGAACTGGGCGTGCATGAACTCGGCGATCATTTCGCAAGCCGCATCGAGCCGGGCCGCATCCAGATCTACAACATCTGGGGCGATGGTTCGCGCCGCACGTACAAGGGCGCGGGCCAGTTGCCGCGCGACGAGAACAAGACGCATCGCTGGCTCGAGTTCGATTCGCTCGTGCTCGTCACGGCCCGCCGCTCGAACGATGGCCTGTATCGCGAACTGAAGCAGCGCGAGAGCGAATGGGACGGCAAGGGCATCAAGTCGGTGTATCTGATCGGCGATGCCGAAGCGCCGCGCCTGATCGCCGATGCGACCTTCACGGGCCACCGCCTCGCGCGCGAGATCGAAGAGAAGAACGCGCAGTTCCCGCTGCCGTACCGGCGCGAAGTGGCCGTGTGGGGCACGCCGCACAAGCCCGGCGGCACCTTCGAGATCGTCTACAAGAAGTAA